The Haemorhous mexicanus isolate bHaeMex1 chromosome 5, bHaeMex1.pri, whole genome shotgun sequence genome contains a region encoding:
- the RTCB gene encoding RNA-splicing ligase RtcB homolog: MSRSYNDELQYLDKIDKNCWRIKKGFVPNMRVEGVFYVNDPLEKLMFEELRNACRGGGAGGFLPAMKQIGNVAALPGIVHRSVGLPDVHSGYGFAIGNMAAFDMSDPEAVVSPGGVGFDINCGVRLLRTNLDESDVQPVKEQLAQAMFDHIPVGVGSKGVIPMNAKDLEEALEMGVDWSLREGYAWAEDKEHCEEYGRMLQADPNKVSSRAKKRGLPQLGTLGAGNHYAEIQVVDEIYNEYAAKKMGIDHKGQVCVMIHSGSRGLGHQVATDALVAMEKAMKRDKIIVNDRQLACARIASAEGQDYLKGMAAAGNYAWVNRSSMTFLTRQAFAKVFNTTPDDLDMHVIYDVSHNIAKVEQHVVDGKERTLLVHRKGSTRAFPPHHPLIAVDYQLTGQPVLIGGTMGTCSYVLTGTEQGMTETFGTTCHGAGRALSRAKSRRNLDFQDVLDKLADMGIAIRVASPKLVMEEAPESYKNVTDVVNTCHEAGISKKAIKLRPIAVIKG; encoded by the exons ATGAGCCGCAGCTACAACGATGAGCTGCAGTACCTGGACAAGATCGACAAGAACTGCTGGCGGATCAAGAAGGGCTTCGTGCCGAACATGCGT GTGGAGGGCGTTTTCTACGTGAACGACCCGCTGGAGAAGCTGATGTTCGAGGAGCTGCGCAATGCCTGCCGCGGCGGAG GTGCGGGTGGCTTCTTGCCCGCTATGAAACAGATTGGGAATGTGGCTGCATTGCCTGGCATTGTTCAC AGATCAGTAGGCCTCCCTGATGTCCATTCTGGCTATGGATTTGCTATTGGCAACATGGCTGCCTTTGATATGAGTGATCCTGAAGCAGTGGTTTCACCAG GTGGTGTCGGCTTTGACATCAACTGTGGTGTCCGCTTGCTGCGGACAAATTTGGATGAAAGTGATGTGCAGCCTGTGAAAGAACAGCTAGCCCAGGCTATGTTTGACCACATTCCTGTTGGTGTTGGCTCCAAAGGTGTCATCCCCATGAATGCCAA GGATTTGGAAGAGGCACTGGAGATGGGTGTGGACTGGTCTCTCCGAGAAGGCTATGCCTGGGCAGAGGACAAGGAGCACTGTGAGGAGTATGGAAGAATGCTACAGGCTGACCCCAACAAAGTCTCTTCAAGGGCAAAGAAAAGGGGCCTGCCTCAG CTGGGGACCCTGGGAGCCGGAAATCATTACGCCGAGATCCAGGTGGTGGATGAGATTTACAACGAATATGCTGCCAAGAAAATGGGCATTGACCACAAAGGGCAGGTGTGCGTGATGATCCACAGTGGAAGCAGAGGGCTGGGCCACCAGGTTGCCACAG atgCACTGGTGGCTATGGAAAAAGCTATGAAACGGGACAAAATCATAGTGAATGATCGCCAGCTGGCGTGTGCCAGGATtgcctctgcagagggacaggattACCTGAAGGGAATGGCAGCTGCTGGCAACTATGCCTGGGTTAACCGCTCTTCCATGACTTTCCTAACACGACAG gCCTTTGCCAAAGTCTTCAACACGACCCCAGACGACCTTGACATGCATGTTATCTATGATGTGTCTCACAACATTGCCAAAGTGGAACAGCATGTAGTGGATGGAAAGGAGCGGACTCTGCTCGTGCACAGAAAAGGATCAACCAGGGCCTTCCCCCCTCACCATCCTCTTATTGCTGTTGATTATCAA CTGACTGGACAGCCTGTTTTGATCGGTGGCACAATGGGCACCTGCAGCTATGTCCTCACTGGCACAGAGCAAGGCATGACTGAGACCTTTGGAACTACTTGCCATGGAGCT GGTCGTGCACTGTCTCGAGCCAAATCTCGACGTAACTTGGACTTTCAGGACGTACTGGACAAGCTGGCTGACATGGGTATTGCCATCCGTGTTGCTTCTCCCAAACTGGTCATGGAAGAA GCACCAGAGTCTTACAAGAACGTGACTGATGTGGTTAACACCTGCCATGAAGCTGGCATCAGCAAGAAAGCCATTAAACTGAGACCTATTGCTGTTATAAAAGGCTAG
- the BPIFC gene encoding LOW QUALITY PROTEIN: BPI fold-containing family C protein (The sequence of the model RefSeq protein was modified relative to this genomic sequence to represent the inferred CDS: substituted 1 base at 1 genomic stop codon), producing MRKMLKICCFLLLLSLLSGQLSASPGLKVRITQNGLEYAKEVGLEILKQNIQKEHFPDLTGHEKFWLGNVKYNISSIHVTAVELPSASISLLPGSGIKLVIGNASLTIDMNWNIRIWMFKDSGRGTVHISKVFVTAIFSIPLDNAGPTSIALTSCRTTPGDVDTKLNGKTGFLHNFFIKYLKKPIHRSLVTNSCPNIRAVVQLIDGDLXSPNAVIQIDDLAEVDDSLSGLPAVFQPFIDLDLKGIVFPAGNYTDSPYMAASFTIPDQSDSMLYLAFSEYFFQTSSFAYYTAGAFNMTIAEETCSYFNINIEILSSIIPEVAKYSVIPYPVMLKLMPTEIPIISLQQNSFTVEIQGSVEVLAILPDSTTQSLFTLNIAANTSISLNIFDQKLMGSLCLNRIQFSLAHSSVGSFEVLLLENILSYILQTEIIPSANAKLSKGFPLPNLGRGNVTLTRPHITIVQGYVLISTDVYYKH from the exons ATGAGGAAGATGCTGAAGATTTGctgttttctcctcctcttaAGTTTGCTCAGTGGGCAACTGAGTGCCAGTCCTGGACTCAAAGTGAGGATCACCCAGAATGGGTTGGAGTATG CCAAGGAGGTTGGGCTGGAAATCCTGAAGCAGAATATACAGAAAGAGCATTTCCCTGATTTGACTGGCCATGAGAAATTTTGGCTTGGTAATGTCAAATACAACATCTCAAG TATACATGTTACTGCTGTTGAATTACCCAGTGCTTCCATCTCCCTCCTACCAGGGTCTGGGATAAAACTGGTGATTGGAAATGCTTCTCTAACCATTGATATGAACTGGAACATAAGGATCTGGATGTT CAAAGACAGTGGAAGAGGCACAGTGCACATTTCAAAAGTCTTTGTCACCGCAATCTTTTCAATACCCCTGGATAATGCAGGCCCTACGTCAATAGCCCTCACCAGCTGCCGGACAACTCCTGGTGATGTAGATACCAAGCTGAATGGGAAAACTGG CTTCCTGCATAACTTCTTTATCAAGTATCTGAAGAAGCCCATTCACAGGAGCTTGGTCACTAAT TCATGTCCCAATATCAGAGCTGTGGTCCAGTTGATAGATGGAGACCTCTGATCACCGAATG CTGTAATACAAATTGATGATTTGGCTGAAGTAGATGACTCCTTAAGTGGCTTGCCAGCAGTATTCCAGCCATTCATTGACCTGGACTTAAAG GGCATAGTCTTCCCAGCTGGAAACTACACTGACTCTCCCTACATGGCAGCTTCCTTCACAATCCCAGACCAAAGTGATTCCATGCTGTACCTTGCCTTCTCTGAGTATTTCTTTCAGACCTCCTCATTTGCTTACTACACCGCAGGGGCCTTCAACATGACCATTGCAGAGGAG accTGCAGCTATTTTAATATAAACATAGAGATACTTAGCAGTATCATCCCTGAG GTAGCTAAATATTCAGTTATACCCTACCCAGTGATGTTGAAGCTAATGCCTACTGAAATCCCTATCATCAGCTTACAGCAGAATTCCTTCACAGTAGAGATTCAGGGCTCTGTGGAGGTGTTGGCCATTCTGCCAGACTCAACCACCCAGTCTCTGTTCACACTGAACATA GCAGCCAACACCAGTATTTCACTGAATATTTTTGATCAGAAATTGATGGGCTCACTATGTTTGAACAG AATCCAGTTCTCCCTAGCCCACTCCAGTGTTGGCTCTTTTGAG GTCCTGCTTCTGGAGAACATCCTATCTTACATTTTACAGACTGAAATAATTCCATCAGCTAATG CTAAACTGTCAAAAGGATTCCCTCTTCCCAATCTGGGACGAGGGAATGTTACCTTGACAAGACCTCACATTACAATTGTACAG GGATATGTGTTGATTTCAACTGATGTCTACTACAAACACTAA